A single region of the Chryseobacterium sp. 6424 genome encodes:
- a CDS encoding UvrD-helicase domain-containing protein: MVQKNYRVINASAGSGKTYALVLNLLMICLRHPSQPDKIKNILALTFTNKAANEMKHRIISWLKEFSLPGYENNQELKNIQQKMLAQGQEVSLKVLHERSRKVLDYILHNYSTLNIGTIDKFNSRLVRSFAYELGLAQNFNLEINAEPYLVEAVEKMLEDIGEENEVSDAFMDFVTYSLDNNERVNINKTLYYSAKEFVQDKHYFRLSQNKDFDWKVYDDAKRKLRENIRNLKEENIKTAETCLKLLEEKNLETGDFSGGSKNSIAKFFTEAIRFFGNERIDFPFPKNEETALTTFQKGCSSTSKNRQTEILEILDFLLESRSKIISNYIDSQKQEKILHALLPLKVNKDIQDKLAEIEDKNDIVLLSKFNILIHENLRDEPSSFIYEKVGSQFSHYFFDEFQDTSFLQWQNFLPLRDHAVSSEEMSFTLVGDPKQSIYRFRGGDSQLMLDIINHREKSLVLADLENLGDNWRSAKNIVDFNNRLYQFLASHTQEQHCELFGKGSQQTPKSKSEGRVRINLIENADKNSFYEDIARKMQADIQQCADNGFRFSDITILCRGNFDIFNFSRLLGNLKIQYQGKEEFIKTISESGLTLNLSSTLLALTEFLRWEQNPKNNQFAVKMLYYLNDLGRIKINDFSAAMMQMLALRHKPAMLSFIKEHFGLNLSAESLLQLNLYNFVEHYLQEFAVDGKETDFLFNYLEMLYAFSQNSGANLKEFLRFWDEEAQDFTIQASDNLDAVKLMTIHKAKGLEFPVVFLPMENSHKDTSFSNWFEVPDGGSLASVNVKGFTKGLDVYDPDIEKFNSENVYQNKIDRFCLQYVATTRAAEQLFLYVQQGNKTSNNLELYDFIAPLIPQDENGEARDSFDIYETSPEILKKKKQEQAADWVTKSVPFKNIKPPYRDSIKIATPSKSYQNRVEKVRTGIFTHEILAKINTAADVEKTLEAYILEGTITQEEKRDIAERIYSIMNDENYAKYFTPGQVVLNEKDLMISAGGESKICRPDRLIDTGNGYLIIDFKTGEPLEKHQQQINEYRNMLERFGKKVLETTLIYI; encoded by the coding sequence ATGGTTCAGAAGAATTATCGGGTTATCAATGCCTCCGCAGGTTCCGGCAAAACGTACGCACTTGTGCTCAACCTTCTCATGATCTGCCTGCGGCATCCCTCGCAGCCTGATAAAATTAAAAACATCCTCGCACTTACCTTTACCAACAAGGCCGCCAATGAGATGAAACACCGTATCATCAGTTGGTTAAAAGAATTTTCGCTGCCCGGATATGAAAACAACCAGGAACTGAAAAACATTCAGCAAAAAATGTTAGCCCAAGGGCAGGAAGTATCCTTAAAAGTGCTGCACGAACGCTCGCGCAAAGTGTTGGATTATATCCTGCACAATTATTCCACCCTCAACATCGGTACAATTGATAAGTTTAACTCGCGGCTGGTACGCAGTTTCGCCTATGAACTTGGGCTGGCGCAAAATTTCAACCTCGAGATCAACGCGGAGCCTTATCTGGTGGAAGCGGTGGAAAAAATGCTGGAGGATATTGGCGAAGAAAATGAAGTCTCTGATGCCTTTATGGATTTTGTGACTTATAGCCTTGATAATAATGAACGCGTGAATATCAATAAAACCCTTTACTATTCTGCTAAGGAATTCGTGCAGGATAAACATTATTTCCGCCTCAGCCAGAATAAAGATTTCGACTGGAAGGTATATGATGACGCTAAAAGAAAACTTCGGGAAAACATCCGCAATCTGAAGGAAGAAAACATCAAGACCGCAGAAACCTGCCTGAAGCTCTTGGAAGAGAAAAACCTTGAAACCGGCGATTTCTCGGGTGGTTCTAAAAACAGTATCGCAAAGTTCTTCACAGAAGCCATACGCTTTTTCGGTAATGAACGGATAGATTTCCCATTCCCGAAAAACGAAGAAACCGCACTCACCACCTTTCAGAAAGGCTGTTCCTCAACCTCTAAAAACCGCCAAACCGAGATCCTCGAAATCCTTGATTTTCTGCTCGAAAGCCGCAGCAAAATCATCAGTAATTATATCGACAGCCAAAAACAAGAGAAAATCCTGCATGCCCTGCTGCCACTGAAGGTAAATAAAGACATACAGGATAAACTGGCCGAAATAGAAGATAAGAATGATATTGTACTGCTGAGCAAATTCAACATCCTGATCCATGAAAACCTGCGCGATGAGCCTTCATCATTCATTTATGAAAAAGTTGGCAGCCAGTTTTCGCATTATTTTTTCGATGAATTTCAGGATACATCCTTCCTTCAGTGGCAAAATTTCCTTCCGTTGCGCGATCATGCCGTATCTTCGGAAGAGATGAGCTTTACGCTTGTGGGTGATCCAAAACAGAGCATTTACCGTTTTCGGGGCGGGGATTCGCAACTGATGCTCGACATCATTAATCACCGTGAAAAATCTTTGGTATTGGCCGACCTCGAGAATCTGGGCGACAACTGGCGCAGCGCGAAAAACATTGTAGATTTCAACAACCGTTTATATCAGTTCCTGGCTTCTCACACGCAAGAGCAACACTGCGAACTTTTTGGGAAGGGCTCGCAACAGACTCCAAAATCCAAATCTGAAGGCCGTGTAAGAATAAACCTCATCGAAAACGCGGATAAAAACTCTTTTTATGAAGATATCGCCAGGAAAATGCAGGCAGATATACAGCAATGCGCCGACAACGGTTTCCGGTTTTCAGATATCACAATCCTGTGTCGGGGCAATTTCGATATCTTCAACTTTTCGCGGCTATTGGGTAACCTGAAAATCCAGTATCAGGGGAAAGAAGAGTTTATTAAGACCATTTCAGAATCTGGACTTACGCTGAATCTCTCTTCTACCCTATTGGCTTTAACTGAATTTCTACGATGGGAACAGAACCCAAAAAACAATCAGTTTGCCGTAAAAATGCTGTACTATTTAAATGATTTGGGCCGAATTAAAATCAACGACTTCAGTGCTGCCATGATGCAAATGCTTGCGCTGAGGCATAAACCGGCAATGCTGTCGTTCATAAAGGAACATTTCGGGCTGAATCTTTCGGCTGAATCCTTGTTGCAGCTCAATCTTTATAATTTCGTGGAGCATTACCTGCAAGAATTTGCGGTGGACGGCAAGGAAACTGATTTCCTCTTTAATTATCTGGAAATGCTGTATGCATTCAGCCAGAACTCTGGGGCTAACCTGAAAGAATTTCTGCGCTTTTGGGATGAGGAGGCACAAGATTTTACCATCCAAGCCTCTGATAATCTGGACGCTGTAAAGCTAATGACCATCCATAAAGCCAAAGGGCTGGAGTTTCCTGTGGTATTTCTACCGATGGAAAACTCACACAAAGACACCTCATTCAGCAATTGGTTTGAGGTACCCGATGGCGGTAGTCTCGCGTCTGTAAATGTAAAAGGTTTCACTAAAGGACTGGATGTCTATGACCCTGATATTGAGAAATTCAACAGTGAGAACGTATATCAAAACAAAATCGACCGTTTCTGTCTGCAATATGTCGCTACCACGCGCGCGGCCGAGCAACTGTTCCTGTATGTACAGCAAGGGAATAAAACCAGCAACAATCTTGAACTTTACGACTTTATCGCACCGCTGATTCCCCAAGATGAAAACGGAGAGGCAAGGGATTCTTTTGATATCTATGAAACATCACCGGAGATTTTAAAAAAGAAAAAACAGGAGCAGGCCGCTGACTGGGTTACAAAATCGGTCCCATTTAAAAACATTAAACCACCTTATAGAGATTCAATAAAAATTGCTACGCCATCAAAAAGCTACCAAAACCGTGTTGAGAAAGTGCGCACCGGGATCTTCACACACGAAATCCTGGCTAAAATAAATACGGCTGCTGATGTGGAAAAAACATTGGAGGCCTACATCCTAGAAGGCACCATCACGCAGGAAGAAAAACGTGATATCGCGGAAAGGATCTACAGCATTATGAACGATGAGAATTATGCTAAATATTTCACTCCGGGGCAAGTGGTACTCAATGAAAAGGACCTGATGATCTCAGCCGGTGGCGAATCCAAAATTTGCCGCCCCGACCGACTCATCGATACCGGGAACGGATACCTCATCATTGATTTTAAAACCGGTGAACCCCTGGAGAAACATCAGCAGCAGATCAATGAATACCGCAATATGCTGGAGCGTTTTGGGAAAAAGGTATTGGAGACGACTTTAATTTATATCTAA
- a CDS encoding DUF3857 domain-containing protein, whose product MKKFLLLVSIFWLANIDAQHKFLNVPNLSDEDLKSEKSVKFGDVPAEVLYRSIHFRIDYDGTMYHNVVNRIKIYNKDNASDYLDREIAIYDDGLGSREVLSNLKANTFNFENGKSVATKVAKDEKYKSKEDKNYQITKFAFANVKNGSVIEYSYSIMTPFLGSTPRILIEEDIPVRYVEYVLDAPKPLGYTINYKGSLSPFQRVVEERNLYGGQYQTYRFAYENVPAYKEEMYVMNNENYKTGIKAELNSTLINNVFKSYATTWEDVRKRLYEHEDFGGQLSKESAVKNLLPAEVKTLPIMQRAQAVLKFVQNNYTWNKEDDVVAGKGVRNLISTKVGNSADINLLLVMLLRSADIPADPVVLSTIHKGLLLAYNPSIAQLNYVIASFIDKDNIYLLDAAYKHSEINMIAPKALNYHGLIMGRKDAKQINIVYPDVSKTFLTVNAKLKEDGTFEGSFRDRDTKLYAMVVNERFTEDANRFAKSYKDDYKFAIANMKHGLQDNNEFETSFDFTSDTFVDVIGSKLVFNPLLFLYTQNHDFKQAEARKAPLEFYSANDRIKKVTITLPENYVFENVPKSKKFRTEDNALQYTYLVTQNGNTLTVETITQIDDSVFPKEYYPAFTQIFDNITKQEAQVVTAVKK is encoded by the coding sequence ATGAAGAAATTTCTACTTCTTGTAAGCATTTTCTGGCTTGCAAATATAGATGCCCAGCACAAATTCCTCAACGTCCCCAATCTTTCCGATGAAGACCTTAAGAGCGAGAAATCTGTGAAATTCGGGGATGTGCCTGCGGAAGTCTTATACCGGTCCATCCATTTCCGGATAGATTATGATGGTACCATGTATCACAATGTCGTAAACCGCATCAAGATTTATAATAAAGACAACGCCTCTGATTATCTGGATCGTGAGATTGCTATTTATGATGACGGTCTAGGTTCGCGCGAGGTACTCAGTAACCTGAAAGCGAATACATTTAATTTCGAAAACGGAAAAAGCGTGGCTACAAAAGTGGCTAAAGATGAAAAATATAAATCCAAAGAAGATAAGAACTACCAAATTACGAAGTTTGCTTTTGCTAATGTGAAGAACGGTTCGGTCATCGAATACTCATATTCCATTATGACGCCGTTTTTGGGTTCTACACCGCGTATTTTAATTGAAGAAGACATACCGGTGCGTTATGTAGAGTATGTACTTGATGCGCCGAAACCTTTAGGTTACACCATTAATTATAAAGGGTCCCTGTCGCCCTTTCAACGTGTGGTGGAGGAGCGTAATCTGTATGGCGGGCAATACCAGACTTACCGCTTCGCGTACGAGAATGTACCTGCTTACAAGGAAGAGATGTATGTCATGAATAACGAGAATTATAAAACCGGCATCAAAGCGGAACTTAATTCTACCTTAATCAATAACGTATTTAAGTCCTACGCGACTACGTGGGAAGACGTCCGGAAACGGTTGTATGAACATGAGGATTTCGGCGGACAGCTCAGCAAGGAAAGTGCGGTGAAAAATCTGCTTCCGGCGGAGGTTAAAACACTGCCGATAATGCAACGGGCGCAGGCCGTACTGAAGTTTGTGCAGAACAACTATACCTGGAACAAGGAGGATGACGTGGTGGCCGGCAAAGGAGTCCGCAACCTAATCTCTACCAAAGTCGGTAACAGTGCCGACATCAACCTGTTGTTGGTCATGTTGCTGCGCAGTGCCGATATCCCTGCAGATCCCGTGGTGCTTTCTACGATACATAAAGGGCTTTTGCTGGCTTATAATCCCTCTATCGCACAGTTGAATTATGTAATCGCTTCCTTCATAGATAAGGATAATATTTACCTTCTGGATGCGGCATACAAACACAGCGAGATTAACATGATAGCGCCCAAGGCCCTCAATTACCATGGGTTGATTATGGGTAGAAAAGATGCCAAACAAATTAATATCGTATATCCGGACGTGAGCAAGACGTTCCTTACCGTGAATGCAAAACTAAAAGAAGATGGCACTTTCGAAGGTAGCTTCCGCGATCGCGATACCAAACTCTATGCAATGGTCGTAAATGAACGTTTTACCGAAGATGCCAACCGGTTTGCCAAATCTTATAAAGATGATTACAAATTTGCCATCGCAAACATGAAGCATGGCCTGCAGGATAATAATGAGTTTGAAACCAGTTTCGATTTTACCTCAGATACTTTTGTGGATGTCATAGGCAGCAAGCTAGTCTTCAATCCGTTACTGTTTCTATACACCCAAAATCACGATTTTAAGCAGGCAGAAGCGCGAAAGGCGCCACTGGAGTTTTATTCTGCCAACGACCGTATAAAAAAAGTTACCATCACACTGCCCGAAAACTATGTCTTTGAAAATGTACCGAAGTCTAAGAAATTCAGGACAGAAGATAATGCACTGCAATATACTTATCTGGTGACACAAAATGGCAATACACTTACGGTGGAAACCATTACCCAGATCGATGATTCGGTGTTCCCAAAAGAGTATTATCCGGCTTTCACACAGATTTTTGATAATATCACAAAACAGGAAGCCCAAGTGGTTACAGCCGTAAAGAAATGA
- a CDS encoding HPF/RaiA family ribosome-associated protein: MKISVQSIGLTPHAPLEEHIEKKLSKLDNYYDKIVECKVFLKVENKSDKENKTAEIILAVPGDDIVVKKTTTTFEESLDQCAEVAKKLLIKKKELA; encoded by the coding sequence ATGAAAATTTCAGTACAGTCAATAGGATTGACGCCTCACGCACCGCTTGAAGAACATATTGAGAAAAAACTCAGCAAGCTCGATAATTATTATGACAAGATCGTGGAGTGTAAAGTCTTCCTGAAAGTGGAAAACAAATCTGATAAGGAAAACAAAACAGCCGAGATCATATTGGCCGTTCCGGGGGACGACATCGTAGTTAAGAAAACAACCACCACTTTTGAAGAAAGTTTAGACCAGTGTGCGGAAGTAGCTAAAAAGCTGCTAATCAAGAAAAAGGAACTGGCGTAG
- the rpsU gene encoding 30S ribosomal protein S21, with amino-acid sequence MLIIPVKDGEAIDRALKKYKRKFDKTGVVRALRSRQQFIKPSVINRQAKLKAAHKQRNLSRDEQA; translated from the coding sequence ATGTTAATTATCCCCGTAAAAGATGGCGAAGCTATCGACAGAGCATTAAAGAAATACAAAAGAAAATTTGATAAAACTGGTGTGGTACGTGCTTTAAGAAGCCGTCAGCAGTTCATCAAGCCGTCGGTTATCAACAGACAGGCAAAACTGAAAGCAGCTCACAAACAGCGCAATCTTAGCCGCGACGAGCAGGCATAA
- a CDS encoding tyrosine-type recombinase/integrase produces the protein MLEKFLDYILTEKRYSANTVISYRKDLEDFRQFLLVTEAHEDLLKADYKVVRNFMAHLGEKKIARRSINRKLSTLRSFYLFMMKLGEIQVSPVEHIQTLKFYPEKQIPLSFDEMNNLQMEEFRPQKHDFLKELIIETLYQTGMRRAELTGLLLEAVDLDKLELKVIGKGNKQRIIPMSAKLADDFKEYLKVRKPKVESEKYFFIGPRGTKLNDKFVYSAVNAYLSLVTSKKKKSPHMLRHSFATHVLEHGAEISKVKTLMGHSSLASTQVYTSANIEQLKKVFNNAHPRAIKNVDL, from the coding sequence ATGCTCGAAAAATTTTTAGATTACATCCTCACCGAAAAACGCTATTCCGCCAACACGGTCATCAGTTATCGGAAAGATTTGGAGGATTTCCGGCAGTTTCTACTGGTCACCGAAGCCCATGAAGATCTTTTAAAGGCTGATTATAAGGTTGTGCGCAATTTCATGGCACATCTTGGTGAAAAAAAGATCGCCCGCCGTTCGATCAATCGCAAACTCTCTACACTGCGTAGTTTCTACCTTTTCATGATGAAGCTGGGTGAAATACAAGTTTCGCCTGTAGAGCATATCCAGACCCTGAAATTCTATCCTGAAAAGCAGATTCCTTTGTCCTTTGATGAAATGAATAACCTGCAGATGGAAGAGTTTCGGCCACAAAAGCACGATTTTCTGAAAGAACTGATTATTGAAACACTTTATCAAACAGGTATGCGGCGCGCCGAGCTGACTGGCCTGCTTCTTGAAGCGGTAGATCTGGATAAACTTGAACTGAAGGTGATAGGGAAAGGTAATAAACAGCGCATCATCCCCATGTCTGCCAAGCTGGCGGATGATTTCAAAGAATATTTGAAAGTGCGTAAGCCGAAGGTAGAGAGTGAAAAGTACTTTTTCATTGGGCCACGGGGTACAAAACTGAATGATAAGTTTGTGTATTCTGCGGTTAATGCCTATCTTAGTCTTGTAACATCGAAGAAGAAAAAAAGCCCGCACATGCTGCGACACAGCTTCGCGACACACGTGTTAGAGCATGGGGCAGAAATTTCTAAAGTAAAAACTTTGATGGGGCACAGCTCACTGGCCAGTACCCAGGTTTATACCAGCGCGAATATCGAACAGTTAAAAAAAGTGTTTAACAATGCCCATCCGCGGGCTATAAAAAATGTAGATTTATGA